One Streptomyces sp. R28 DNA window includes the following coding sequences:
- a CDS encoding methyltransferase domain-containing protein: MSAQDLGRDAEELADVTAAARAALVGEIDASGAWAEDPVWREAFAAVPRHLFVPYYYVGVAGGYERRWGQSPDPAARERWMRGAYLDTPLATRLRDGELLSSSSQPSLMAMMLVALEVKDGNRVLEIGAGTGYNAALLAHRLGDDDLVTTVDLEPDITESARQHLAAASHHPVVVTGDGARGVPERAPFDRIIATCTLRSIPRAWLAQCRPGARILTPLATGLIALAVRDAEHAEGRFLHTPAYFVPLRGGTRSEPERAQLGGLPRRARDDELFRFLLALTRGSLDPQEAYTLWEREGQPQRERYGITVRGEHEWAWLDDPEGPYAWALPG, from the coding sequence ATGAGCGCTCAGGATCTCGGCAGGGACGCCGAGGAGCTCGCCGACGTCACCGCCGCGGCGCGGGCCGCACTGGTCGGCGAGATCGACGCGAGCGGGGCATGGGCCGAGGACCCGGTGTGGCGGGAGGCCTTCGCCGCCGTTCCGCGGCATCTGTTCGTGCCGTACTACTACGTGGGCGTCGCCGGCGGCTACGAGCGCCGCTGGGGTCAGAGTCCCGACCCGGCCGCGCGCGAGCGCTGGATGCGCGGCGCGTACCTGGACACCCCGCTGGCCACCCGGCTGCGCGACGGCGAACTGCTCTCCTCCAGCAGCCAGCCGTCCCTGATGGCGATGATGCTGGTCGCGCTGGAGGTGAAGGACGGCAACAGAGTCCTGGAGATCGGCGCGGGCACGGGCTACAACGCCGCCCTCCTCGCCCACCGGCTCGGCGACGACGACCTCGTCACCACCGTCGACCTGGAGCCGGACATCACCGAGTCGGCCCGGCAGCACCTGGCCGCCGCCAGCCACCACCCCGTCGTCGTCACCGGCGACGGTGCACGCGGCGTGCCCGAACGCGCCCCCTTCGACCGGATCATCGCGACCTGCACCCTGCGGTCGATCCCCCGCGCCTGGCTCGCCCAGTGCCGCCCCGGCGCCCGCATACTGACACCGCTCGCCACCGGTCTGATCGCCCTCGCCGTACGTGACGCCGAGCACGCCGAGGGGCGCTTCCTGCATACGCCCGCCTACTTCGTGCCGCTGCGCGGCGGGACCCGGTCCGAGCCGGAGCGCGCGCAACTGGGCGGACTGCCGCGCCGGGCCCGCGACGACGAACTGTTCCGCTTCCTGCTGGCCCTGACCCGCGGCAGCCTCGATCCGCAGGAGGCCTACACGCTGTGGGAGCGCGAGGGGCAGCCGCAGCGGGAGCGGTACGGGATCACCGTGCGCGGCGAGCACGAGTGGGCGTGGCTGGACGACCCCGAGGGGCCGTACGCCTGGGCGCTGCCCGGCTGA
- a CDS encoding globin, producing the protein MTEIRRGTLQEQTFYEQVGGEETFRRLVHRFYEGVAEDPLLRPMYPEEDLGPAEERLTFFLIQYWGGPTTYSENRGHPRLRMRHAPFAVDRAAHDAWLKHMRVAVDELGLSEEHERTLWNYLTYAAASMVNTAG; encoded by the coding sequence GTGACCGAGATCCGGCGCGGCACGCTTCAGGAGCAGACCTTCTACGAGCAGGTCGGCGGGGAGGAGACCTTCCGTCGGCTCGTCCACCGTTTCTACGAGGGCGTCGCCGAGGACCCGCTTCTGCGGCCCATGTACCCCGAGGAGGACCTGGGTCCGGCCGAGGAGCGCCTCACCTTCTTCCTGATCCAGTACTGGGGCGGCCCGACGACGTACAGCGAGAACCGCGGCCACCCCCGGCTGCGGATGCGCCATGCCCCCTTCGCCGTCGACCGCGCGGCCCACGACGCCTGGCTCAAGCACATGCGGGTCGCCGTCGACGAGCTCGGCCTCTCCGAGGAGCACGAGCGGACGCTGTGGAACTACCTGACGTATGCGGCGGCGTCGATGGTGAACACCGCGGGCTGA
- a CDS encoding FadR/GntR family transcriptional regulator: MSLSEELAERLLSEIIDGVYPPDAALPPEGELAEQSAVSRLTVREAVKQLRAQNVVRVVRGRGTYVNPPDRWTALEPVVRAASRSSQNSLSERLIEARRLIENGATELAALRRDETDLAELREHLAAMREAADEADTEKFVQADIDFHATVMRATGNLFVPLLFEPFGPLLAKGRRETSAIPQIRVNAIAHHEAVLAALESGDPDQAREAMNAHMNQTADDYRTHVAKPAE, encoded by the coding sequence ATGTCGCTCTCCGAAGAACTCGCCGAACGCCTGCTCAGCGAGATCATCGACGGCGTCTACCCGCCCGACGCCGCCCTCCCCCCGGAGGGCGAGCTCGCCGAGCAGTCCGCCGTGAGCCGACTGACGGTGCGCGAGGCGGTCAAGCAGCTACGGGCACAGAACGTCGTCCGGGTGGTCCGCGGCCGCGGTACCTACGTGAACCCGCCGGACCGCTGGACGGCACTGGAGCCGGTGGTGCGCGCCGCGTCCCGCTCCTCTCAGAACTCGCTCTCCGAGCGGCTCATCGAGGCCCGGCGCCTCATCGAGAACGGTGCGACGGAACTGGCCGCACTGCGCCGCGACGAAACCGACCTCGCGGAGCTGCGGGAACACCTCGCCGCGATGCGGGAGGCCGCGGACGAGGCCGACACCGAGAAGTTCGTGCAGGCCGACATCGACTTCCACGCCACGGTGATGCGGGCGACGGGCAACCTCTTCGTCCCCCTCCTCTTCGAACCCTTCGGCCCCCTCCTGGCCAAGGGCCGCCGCGAGACCTCCGCGATCCCCCAGATCCGCGTCAACGCCATCGCCCACCACGAGGCGGTCCTGGCTGCCCTGGAATCCGGCGACCCGGACCAGGCCCGCGAGGCGATGAACGCCCATATGAATCAGACGGCCGACGACTACCGGACGCACGTAGCGAAGCCGGCCGAGTAG
- a CDS encoding four-carbon acid sugar kinase family protein, which yields MRNVSPSEVAARLRTAPRLAVLDDDPTGTQTVKDTPVLTTWTVEDLRWALRQNSPVFFVLTNTRSLSPQDAAARNREVARALHEASRAEGTPYVIASRGDSTLRGHFPLETDVLTEELTAAGAAPDGVVLVPAYIEAGRLTVDSTHWMRTPQGLLPVGESEFARDATFGYTSSALPDWVEEKTKGRTPADRVLRITLTDLRTGGPAHVAARLATLRDGATAVVDAVCDDDLRVLALALAEAEENGTRLLYRVGPSFVRARAGQAAHPPLTAAELRPLRAPEAPHGLIVVGSHVSLTTRQLNHLRDSTGDLAEHELDVARLLDPAARDRHIHEIADKASATLATADTVIRTTRTVVTATDPDESLAISRSVSAALVETVRLITAARRPAFVVAKGGITSSDTATHGLEIRRAWARGTLLPGIVSLWQPVDGPAAGVPYIVFAGNVGGDEALADALALLRSAA from the coding sequence GTGAGGAATGTCAGCCCCTCCGAGGTCGCCGCCCGCCTGCGAACGGCCCCCCGCCTGGCCGTCCTCGACGACGACCCCACCGGCACCCAGACCGTCAAGGACACCCCGGTCCTCACCACCTGGACCGTCGAAGACCTCCGCTGGGCCCTCCGCCAGAACAGCCCCGTCTTCTTCGTCCTCACCAACACCCGCAGCCTCTCCCCCCAGGACGCCGCCGCCCGCAACCGCGAGGTGGCCCGCGCCCTGCACGAGGCCTCCCGGGCCGAGGGGACCCCGTACGTCATCGCCTCCCGCGGCGACTCCACCCTGCGCGGCCACTTCCCCCTCGAAACCGACGTCCTCACCGAGGAGTTGACGGCAGCGGGCGCCGCCCCCGACGGCGTCGTCCTTGTCCCCGCCTACATCGAGGCCGGACGCCTGACCGTCGACTCGACCCACTGGATGCGCACACCGCAGGGCCTGCTCCCCGTCGGCGAGAGCGAGTTCGCGAGGGACGCCACCTTCGGCTACACCTCCTCCGCCCTCCCAGACTGGGTCGAGGAGAAGACCAAGGGCCGCACCCCCGCCGACAGGGTCCTCCGCATCACGCTCACCGACCTGCGCACCGGCGGCCCCGCCCATGTCGCCGCCCGCCTGGCCACCCTCCGCGACGGGGCCACGGCCGTCGTGGACGCGGTCTGCGACGACGACCTCCGTGTGCTGGCGCTCGCCCTGGCCGAGGCCGAGGAGAACGGCACCCGTCTCCTCTACCGGGTCGGCCCTTCCTTCGTCCGTGCCCGTGCGGGCCAGGCCGCCCATCCCCCGCTCACCGCCGCCGAACTGCGCCCCCTGCGCGCCCCCGAGGCCCCGCACGGCCTGATCGTCGTCGGCTCGCACGTCTCGCTCACCACCCGCCAGCTGAACCACCTCCGCGACTCCACCGGTGACCTGGCCGAACACGAACTCGACGTCGCCCGGCTCCTCGACCCCGCGGCCCGGGACAGGCACATCCACGAGATCGCCGACAAGGCGTCGGCCACCCTCGCGACGGCCGACACCGTCATCCGAACCACCCGCACGGTCGTCACGGCCACCGACCCGGACGAGAGCCTGGCCATCTCCCGCAGCGTCTCCGCGGCCCTCGTCGAGACGGTCCGTCTGATCACGGCGGCCCGTCGCCCCGCGTTCGTCGTCGCGAAGGGCGGCATCACCTCCAGCGACACGGCGACCCACGGCCTGGAGATCCGTCGGGCCTGGGCCCGCGGCACCCTCCTCCCCGGCATCGTCTCCCTCTGGCAGCCCGTCGACGGCCCCGCAGCCGGGGTCCCCTACATCGTGTTCGCCGGCAACGTCGGCGGCGACGAGGCCCTGGCCGACGCCCTGGCCCTGCTGAGGAGCGCCGCCTGA